The Silene latifolia isolate original U9 population chromosome Y, ASM4854445v1, whole genome shotgun sequence sequence gccccccactcgatcgagtcatgcagactcgtgaattctacccgcatgttatctcacttcCCAATCTTACATATATTACCACAGTTTCAATACTATATCAAATGCTCATGTTTTCTAGCGATTCTATACACAATCAACGAACAATTCTACTCATGTTATgaaaatgccacgttataaacaaccaatATGCTTTTCATTCAATTTACATATAAAACGTATCTCTTCTCTTATAACCATACATTCAATTCTCAACTTCCAACATCCAACAGTTCACAACACACACCGTTATGCACACATTTGAACCAacagacaacacatacgaccttgacacatacccccctgtgaccggttcaaaattgcaggggaagttcgcgactttaggacatctcccaagcctttgcattagctccgacaacttttaccccgggttcattttaattgactccctatattcattaaattcattagttacaggtttcaggatcgtctctctgataccactttgtgacacccccatactccgagtgccttaccaggaccactcaggtataaagatgtcaccatctcggtttcccgaggcaatgataataaaaagacaataaagaaacaacatttaaattgtataaagtttagtgaatacaatccaaaaccaactgataaaaatacggttacatgttcttaaaCCAACTGATGATCAACTGATGATGCGAGCATTCAGCACTTTTTCTCTTGCTTCTGGtctacaaatgaacaaggacaagtccAGTCTGTATTGTAATGGGGTTACTGATAGTGTGGTGCAGGCTATTGAAAATGCCTCAGGTATGAGAAAGGCAACCATTCCTTTTAAGTATTTGGGGGTGAAAATTATGCACAAGAGGTTGGGAGTTTTGGATTGCCCGTGTTTGGTGGATAGGATAACGGAGAGGATACAAAGATTAGGGGCTAAGAAACTCTCCTATGCTGGGAGAGTAGTCCTTATTTCTTCTGTCCTCAGTACTTTACATAGCTATTGGGCAAGGGTGTTTATTATTCCAAAGACTGTAATGAAGAAGATTGATTCAATTTGTCGGGCTTTCTTGTGGTATGGTAATGATAGCTGCGAGAGACCTCATCTGGTGGCATGGAATCACATCTCACAACCCAAAGAAAAGGGGGGCTTGGTTTTAAGAATTTGCACGCCTGGAACATTGCTCTCATTGCTAAATATGTATGGTGGGTGGAAAAGAAGGCTGACCATATGTGGGTTAGGTGGGTACATGCCATCTATATCAAGGACCGCATTTGGAAGGATTATGAACCATCTAGCTGTTCCAGTTGGGCTTGGAAGCGTATTTGTCAGGTAAAGAATAGactcaaaaatcaattttttgATGCTAATTGGAGAGACCTTGATCAGGAATATACTGCCCAGTTGGGATATTCTTGGTTGGTGGATGAGGTTGATGATGTTCCTTGGTTCCCATGGATTCAGAATAGAATGTTGCTTCCAAAACATTCTTTTCATGTGTGGTTGGTTGCTCAGAACAGATTACTTACTCAAGATAGGCTCATCAGGATGAAGATCATACAGGTTAACTGCTGTTTCTTGTGTAGTAATGCTGAGGAGTCCATTGATCATTTATTTTTCAGTTGTCCTTATAGTCAGCAATGCAAACAGCTACTGGCAACTTGGCTTGACTGTTTCATTCCTGAGCAGGGGATCATTCAGTGGTGGATAGGTTATAGATGTAGATCATTATTCATGAAGCAGTGTATTGCAGCTGGTATTGCAAGTCTTATGTATGGCATTTGGTTTGCTAGAAACAAATGTCGCCTTGAGAATGTGTTACCCCTCCCTGCTGGTATTATAAAGCAGGTGAAGGGGGCTTTTCGTCTGCAATTGCAAAGTTGTAGACTAGAGCATAGGGATTGGAGGGTTCTTGCCTGGGTAACCCGGCTAGAACAAAGTATGTAAAAGACTAGAGCTATATATCTCTAGTGACAAATTGTTTGGTTGGGCTTATAATATAACACTTACAtttcccccaaaaaaaaaaaaaatcaactaaataaaatgtctgacaaactatcAAGGTACAGCAGAAGACActatcatctcgtggtgactcatcccagctagcccatatgtctcgactcatacctgctcaacaactgctcacaaTCCCcgcatggatcaccacagtttttcaaaataaagacggggtcagtactaatcacacaatcaaatatataatcacaataagacagaaaccaacacatctcaaccatcgcataacccaaactccataatcactcctcatcactgactacacactaaagtgtgtagtcttgccagagtacccgtcgcaacaggttactccacttcgccagtgggggaccgcagccgttcccacctaagccccgctcataccatagagcgcATAACCTAAATCCATTTATATGCACATCcattttgtggcgggttccacagaaggcgaataatgggcgtgaagccactcccgcaagtgaccgcactcagccagggacgcaccccgaataccacagacaaatacaaacaattacaactatcaacagtaaccaattccaacaaccgtcataatacgaatacgatattatagtcacaaccaacaaccaacacattatgtgactaatactgagtagggaaatgctacctagaatgcaacacacgcagacgatctcaacagctgtatcaaaaagcctcctctacgaatcctcctcctaacatatcatcacataatcactaacaatacaaaactaacacaaatccccaatccctcaaattagggtttaaacaaactagattaaataatataaaatcgGTACATAGatattaccctcgacgcaaggatcacaaagatgtaaagaacgatgaaatccgacctctcaagctccgggatttgtcaataacacggatgaatgcgaagaacgtaacttaaatctcttttcaatgtaggtaggtttgtaaaagtgtattatgaagatgacggaatgatttaaatactaatccgtgttattaacaaaaaccgaaaaaacatcacccgtaaaccgagctacttgatcgagtagctgacgtactcgatcgagtgccacttactcgatcgagtacccaggatgctcgatcgagtaccctacaagcagaatacttttctaaaaaccaaaacacccttactcgacagagtaaggcccactcgatagggtacccagaggctcataaaaccgtagtattacactagtcacttcgagacgtcacctcctttaagtaactagggacgaatactatgttaatccagttcacttaaatagggttcaaaattatctcaacaacctatttggatataacaaagtaataaataaatgagtttgcataaagaaactcaaacgataaatgcgattatcatatataaacCAATAACAaagtttttcatttcatatcttataatctaatacaaacttGGCATGCGTTTCAGACCCATGAAAATAACATGTTGGTCATGCTTAGCCcacgataaaggcttggttaaaggatcaacaatgttatcatccgtcccaaccttacaaatcactatatcctttctttcaatgaaatctctaattacatgaaattttctaagtacgtgtctagacttgttactagacttgggctctttagcttgaaagattgccccactattatcacagaagatcgtgataggatctttggcggtaggaactatccttagcctctccaaaaattgcctaatccacaaagcttccttagctgcttcagACGCTGCAATGTAATCAACCTTCATTGTAGAATCCGCAATGACGACTCTTTGAAGCTCCTCCAGCTAACCGTCCCACCATTaatcatgaaaacaaaaccagcctgggatttcaaatcatccctatcagtTTGAAAGCTCAAGTAAGTGTAACCCTTCACACTTAGCTCGGAAGCTCCTCTaaacaccaagaatgaatccttagttcttctcatgtacttaaggatattcttgaaggctatccagtgactctcacctattTTGGCTTGATATCTACatgtcatgctcaaagcatacgatACATCGGGACGAGTGTATATCATGGCatgcatacatgattgatcccacgacggaagcataagggatcaatttcatgGGTTCAACATCTTCTGGTtctgtgggtgactgagacttgctcaatgtaACCCCACTACCCATTGGGAGAAAACCCCTCTTGGAGTTGTCTATATTGAAACGTCGAAGTACCTTATAAATATAAggctcttgacttagtgccaatatcctcttagatctatctctatagatcccgatacccaatatgcgttgtgcctctcctaaatctttcatttggaaatgattCCCTAGCCACCCCTTAACAGAGGTAAGCATTGGTATATCATTGCCAATGAGAAGTATGTCGTCTACATACAAGATTAGAAAAATGactttgctcccactaaacttcgtgtataaacatggttcttcgacacttcgagtgaaaccattctcttttataacatgatcaaaattatgatttcaacttcttgatgcttgcttaagaccatagatggatctcttaagtttgcataccatGTTAGGATTTTTACGAtgtacaaaaccctcaggttTTGACATATAaacttcctcctctaaatacccattcaggaaggtggttttgacatccatttgccatatttcataatcatgaaatgcggcaattgctAACATAATCCGAATTGATCTAAGCATGtctacgggggcaaaggtttcgtcatagtgtaaaccatgaaatTGGGTGAAACCTTTCGTAACTAGCctcgctttgtagacatcatcatgcccttctataccattctttaccttaaagatccatttgcattgaagaggtctcacacctttaggcaaatcaaccaagtcccataTTTGGTTCTCATGCATAGATTTTATTTTGGATTGCATGGCCTCTTgccataaagttgaatttggactagacattgcagctttgtaggttgcgggttcgtcactttccaaaagtaagacGTCAAATTCGTCATCCAACTCGATGATGCCCACGTATCGATTGGGTTGGTGATTAACCatacctgacctcctaggttcggaaGGAACAACAACTTGATCAGacgatgaaggaacatcttcttgcacctCTTTTCCagtttgtggttcttgaacttcgtcaagttcaaaatttctcccacactGTCTTTTAGAAACAAACTCATTCTCTaagaagacagcttcacgagccacaaacactttgttttcgtGAAGGATGTAGAAGTAAAAACTATGTGTTTcttttggataacctacaaagatgcacttttaggatcttggggctagcttattgtgAGTCTTGATTTTGACATAAGAATCACAATCCCAAATCTTTATATAAGACAAATTGGGGACCTTCCCtatccacatctcatatggagtcttctcaGTGGCTTTAGTCGGGCTATGATTGAGTGAGTGAACGGCCGTTTGACGggaaaatccccaaaaggaattTTGCAaatcagttagactcatcattgatcaaaccatatctagtagggttcgatttctcctttcggcaacaccattgagttgaggTGTGCCCGGTGGAGTTAGTTGTGATACAATACCACAATCCTTTAAGTGAGAATCGAATTCATTGCTAAGATATTCCCCACCAcaatcggatcgtagtgctttaatcttcttgttcaattggttctctacttcgttttgaaattctttgtatttctcaaaagcttcacttttatgtttgattaagtagacatacccatatctacttaaatcaccGATAAaggtgacgaagtagtcataatttcctctagcggtgatagtcattggaccacatacatcggtatgtattagtcctaacaaatcacttgctcgtgttcctttaccattAAAAGGATTGCGAGTCATTTTGCCTAGAAGACATGAttcgcatataccaaatgattgaaaataaaTGATTTAATaataccagtcgacactagtcttttaatgcgcttttcatttatgtgacctaatcgacaatgccaaatgtacgattcatttgggtcacttgttttgagtctttttgattgtatgttatagatatctttactTGAGTTAgaagtttcaagaacataaatgccattaactGAAGTGCCTTGGCCCATGGCCAAGTCATTTCTAAAAAttatacaacaattgtttttaataGCAAAGGAAAAACCTTCCATGTCCAACATGGCAACGGAaatgatgttcttagataaagacggtacaaaataacaattatgcaagtacaactcaaagccattagccaaaataagtacataagtcccttttgaagtggcggctaccctagctccatttcctagtcggagatctacatcacccttgtttagcttctcCACGTTTCTAAGCCCctataaatgattacaaaggtgagaaccacaaccggtatccaataccatgttgaggtggaagtataatttatatcaacaacaaagatttcggaagaaatattacAAAGTGGAACGTGAGATTCATCATTGATATCTCCCAAAAAGATGGGGCAATTCCTCACCCAATGTCCCAAGCCATGACAATAAAGACATAcattggtagtcccactagccagtAAATCCCTATGGTTTGAATTAGACCTCCTACTTCTCTTCCTCTTCATGAACTTTCTATTCTTGATGGAAAGTCCTTTGCAAAAACTCCCACTAGATTtctcatttctccttgcttccgAAGACAGGGATCCCATGGTGTTAGTGAGATTGTCTTCACATGAGTTATTCACTAAGTTGCTAGTTATGATAGGAGGTGAGGAAGTAGTAATGAAGTTAAGACTACCATCGGAACCAATGCCAAAATGAATTTCTCTAGTCGTATCAAGGTTGTTTAGTGAGCAAATTTCGTCGAAAGATTTGTGACATGATTCAATAGTGATTGGTGTTAATGAGTTGGATGAATCCATGACGGTAAAAAATGACTACAAAACGGATATGAAggaaaataattaacatttatcgttttaatgcttgtaaacattttaaacaagtttagcatttatatagtgacctctacccaactataataaatgattccgagatccatctttatacaaatatgggcacggggaaaccgatacatcccatacttataaaaatttggtgaattaactctttaattgattctactttagaactctcggtcgatgtttttcataaaacccatCTCAAGCCCcagaacataagactagtcataatatcccgttgagactaaccaaatttcgcgtgtaataacgttttattaccccacttacccaatgataatTGAAGGCACCTTGGgaaaaccgaatctaccccaaatgttacggggattcatgggtcctactatttggtaaggctaatctcaattttaaaatcagtgagaggtcatgtcaatttattatctatcaattttaagtgagctaaaaggtcgaattatcgataattttaattgacacggtcgaaaactcgatatgatatgcatgtgttgttgtggcgatttggcaatgcatgcaacatattaaaagaaatgcaaagcaaataataaatcCCTAGTATGGctatcctaaaatagaaaatcaaaaatAATCTATTAgaaattcgaaaaccaactcctttggtcccttgaatcttcaagtggctcGCCTTCCAAGAACATCGTCTTTGtcagaacgcctttccgaatgacaccgtcttgaaggaacttcggaattacaaataataataaaatacatagctattcctgttatacatttgtaatatgaaaaactagtaaaaataaaagtgatacgagatcacattaaattacaagcGAATCAATATCcacttacattacgggtaatattgattaaaactaaggccatactaagataaaattacataattcaaaattacataaataaaatatgacattcaacaatgaattgccctatttaacttatatcgatcataTAACACGGTTTCATGGAAATTTACgacttttaacttattaaaatcgtaaattaatactaaaatctaattttagtccaagtcaattatcctaacactcttaggtcccaaaaattagtcattactcaatttttgacaataattcagcttgacataattttatgctcattttgaccctaaaatcataacatttatgaaataaatccaaattaaattacaataatttcaaattttgaattttaaaattttgaacattctaaAATAtgtccatgacactcataatgtcaaaaatcatggttaaaatttttgaatttatttcgagaaaaatgtagttgcgatttatcggttttatcaaataaagcATCTAAAGTacacaaaaattaatctaattaatatgaCAAATTTAGATCTGATAActgggatataaatgcaacctaaaataattttctcatgccatgtaattgtTTTTAcatatttatgctaaaatagtcactatttatgttatttttaatCTAAAAAATCATagatcatgcaaaatgaatcaagttcatcttaaattttacacacagtgagtaaaatgtgcatgtgacaatatattaaaattttatggtctgtttcgaagtttaactatatttaaccattttacctctatttaattcatttttatctcataaaaatcataaatcattcaaaataaatgaaatttatacgaaattttacatacaataagtaaaatattcacgtgaggtcatataaaaatttcaaggtcatagactatatttaactatttttagtattttaaataccattttagccattaaaatgtaataaaataactaaaaatcattaaactgaacaataaaatacaataaatcatcaaaatgacctaaatacattttaggactagaatatataacatgcattaaGATTTCGTGGGTTTatttaataaatcacaaatttttagttttaattaagtgactaataactcgaaaaaactataaatcgattatgcatgcaacatcctatgctctgataccaatttttaggttcatatacctattattagacttttctaatgatgaactaattaacatttgaATATGAGTTctaaggatctagtgcatgcataactaaagtagagataaaataagaaaacgaTTGTTCTTATACATTGTAGTTggttcgaaataagggcacaaacaaggacaccttccttgtttgttcttgagcttaagtaTAATAGCtgatcctccaaaatccaaaatatagagatcctcctcttgttacacccaaaacaaaacccttaaactaatatattaactaaccagattaatatactagtatccttaaaagtaattctaataatatctttattactacactagtaatcttatatattTATATTAGAATTTTAGATGAACAATTTAGAGTTTCAAAAACCATTTTAGAGAGATGTGTGAAGAAGTTGAATGAATTTGCATGAATGAAAAAAATATAGAACAAATTCTCTATATGTAAAAGGGGGGAGCCGATTGTGGGggaaggaaggccaatgcatggccttctcacttttttttttattattcacAATAATTATAGATGTAAGGCTAGTGCATTAGGGTCatgattatttttattttaactattaaaataaatcacccactatcCACTACAaaccctccattttcggtttacatataaaatggacttccattttattttctcaatttgtcatttgtcacacaatatgtcacatgtagcatataacatgttattaattaatttaatgcatatttatcaaataaatatcattatatacattaattaaattacatataacaaattgtctagtaattcttgatcacataaataaaacgggtcatacaattataattcacaacattttgcaattataattaaccattcatcatTTTCTCAATTgattcataaacaataattaatcTTAGTAacaaaatcttttaattactaaaataaatcttatttagtcaaattacaataagatataaatattctcactcacaaaaaaattgttcaattttaaggaaccgattaacttgtatcgatatataattaatcaacttatctattaagggaattgtcctataggtgtgaccttaagggatcaactgatcaccaccgtcaaacgacagtaa is a genomic window containing:
- the LOC141628841 gene encoding uncharacterized protein LOC141628841; amino-acid sequence: MRAFSTFSLASGLQMNKDKSSLYCNGVTDSVVQAIENASGMRKATIPFKYLGVKIMHKRLGVLDCPCLVDRITERIQRLGAKKLSYAGRVVLISSVLSTLHSYWARVFIIPKTLRETSSGGMESHLTTQRKGGLGFKNLHAWNIALIAKYVWWVEKKADHMWVRWVHAIYIKDRIWKDYEPSSCSSWAWKRICQVKNRLKNQFFDANWRDLDQEYTAQLGYSWLVDEVDDVPWFPWIQNRMLLPKHSFHVWLVAQNRLLTQDRLIRMKIIQVNCCFLCSNAEESIDHLFFSCPYSQQCKQLLATWLDCFIPEQGIIQWWIGYRCRSLFMKQCIAAGIASLMYGIWFARNKCRLENVLPLPAGIIKQVKGAFRLQLQSCRLEHRDWRVLAWVTRLEQSM